One part of the Streptomyces ferrugineus genome encodes these proteins:
- a CDS encoding amino acid permease produces MSEQHLKEETRPSSGHIDVGDHGYSKSLKARHVNMIAIGGAIGTGLFLGAGGRLADAGPSLFIAYAVCGLFAFLVVRALGELVLYRPSSGAFVSYAREFMGEKGAYTAGWMYFLNWATTGIADITAVATYTHYWGMFSDIPQWVIALIALAVVLTVNLISVKIFGELEFWFAIVKVGALVVFMLIGIFLLVTQQPVDGHTPGPSLISDNGGLFPSGLLPMLLIIQGVVFAYASVELVGVAAGETENPEKIMPKAINSIMWRVGLFYVGSVVLLSMLLPWSSYKAGESPFVTVLSNIGVAEAGGVMNLVVLTAAMSSLNSGLYSTGRILRSMAMSGSAPKFTSVMSRSQVPYGGILLTSGICVLGVGLNFVVPAEAFEIVLNFAAIGILATWGMIMVCHLLFWQKTEKGELTRPGYRLPGSPWTELVTLAFLATVLVLMYADGGAGRTTVLCLPLIVAALVAGWYGIRGRVGRTASKADA; encoded by the coding sequence TTGAGCGAGCAGCACCTCAAAGAAGAGACGCGCCCCTCGTCCGGTCACATAGACGTCGGAGACCACGGCTACAGCAAGTCGCTGAAGGCCCGGCACGTCAACATGATCGCCATCGGCGGAGCCATCGGCACCGGCCTGTTCCTCGGCGCCGGCGGCCGGCTCGCCGACGCGGGACCGTCCCTGTTCATCGCCTACGCGGTCTGCGGACTCTTCGCCTTCCTGGTCGTCCGCGCCCTCGGCGAACTCGTCCTGTACCGGCCCTCCTCCGGCGCCTTCGTGTCGTACGCCCGGGAGTTCATGGGGGAGAAGGGCGCGTACACGGCGGGCTGGATGTACTTCCTGAACTGGGCCACCACCGGCATCGCCGACATCACCGCGGTGGCCACCTACACCCACTACTGGGGCATGTTCTCCGACATCCCGCAGTGGGTGATCGCACTCATAGCCCTCGCGGTCGTCCTGACCGTGAACCTGATCTCGGTGAAGATCTTCGGCGAACTGGAGTTCTGGTTCGCGATCGTCAAGGTCGGCGCGCTCGTCGTCTTCATGCTGATCGGCATCTTCCTGCTGGTCACCCAGCAGCCCGTGGACGGACACACCCCCGGCCCGTCCCTGATCAGCGACAACGGCGGCCTCTTCCCCAGCGGCCTGCTCCCGATGCTGCTGATCATCCAGGGCGTCGTCTTCGCCTACGCCTCCGTCGAACTGGTCGGCGTCGCCGCCGGTGAGACCGAGAACCCCGAGAAGATCATGCCGAAGGCGATCAACTCGATCATGTGGCGCGTCGGCCTGTTCTACGTCGGCTCGGTCGTGCTGCTGTCGATGCTGCTGCCCTGGTCCTCGTACAAGGCGGGCGAGAGCCCCTTCGTCACCGTCCTGTCCAACATCGGCGTCGCGGAGGCCGGCGGCGTCATGAACCTGGTCGTCCTCACCGCGGCGATGTCCTCGCTCAACTCCGGCCTGTACTCCACCGGCCGCATCCTGCGCTCCATGGCGATGTCCGGTTCCGCCCCGAAGTTCACCTCGGTGATGAGCCGCAGCCAGGTGCCGTACGGCGGCATCCTGCTGACCAGCGGTATCTGTGTCCTGGGCGTCGGGCTCAACTTCGTCGTCCCCGCCGAGGCGTTCGAGATCGTGCTGAACTTCGCGGCGATCGGCATCCTCGCCACCTGGGGCATGATCATGGTCTGTCACCTGCTCTTCTGGCAGAAGACCGAGAAGGGCGAACTCACCCGCCCCGGCTACCGGCTGCCGGGCTCCCCCTGGACCGAACTCGTGACGCTGGCCTTCCTCGCCACCGTCCTGGTCCTCATGTACGCCGACGGAGGCGCCGGCCGCACCACCGTGCTGTGCCTGCCGCTGATCGTCGCAGCGCTCGTCGCGGGCTGGTACGGCATCCGCGGCCGAGTCGGGCGCACCGCAAGCAAGGCCGACGCGTGA
- a CDS encoding FadR/GntR family transcriptional regulator, which translates to MEAVLAYLRDAIERGEYAVGDKLPSEAELCRTLEISRPVLREALRALQTMGLTVSKTGKGTFVVASAVEDPTFGDYSASDLLEVRRHVEIPVAGYAAVRRTPENLDHLAHLLDRMERETDTTAWVAMDTLFHLAVAEAAQNPVFRRVIEEIRDALARQSAFLNELGGRREQSNREHRAIVEALIDGSELDATDAMAHHLDRVETTLTDIVRPPRTDTPEGGPEA; encoded by the coding sequence ATGGAAGCGGTGCTGGCGTATCTGCGCGACGCCATCGAGCGCGGCGAGTACGCCGTCGGCGACAAGCTCCCCTCCGAGGCGGAGCTGTGCCGCACCCTGGAGATCAGCCGCCCCGTGCTGCGCGAGGCCCTGCGGGCCCTGCAGACCATGGGCCTGACCGTCTCCAAGACCGGCAAGGGCACCTTCGTGGTCGCCAGCGCCGTCGAGGACCCCACCTTCGGTGACTACTCGGCGAGCGACCTGCTGGAGGTGCGCCGGCACGTCGAGATCCCGGTCGCCGGATACGCGGCGGTGCGCCGCACCCCGGAGAACCTCGACCACCTGGCCCATCTGCTCGACCGCATGGAGCGGGAGACGGACACCACCGCGTGGGTCGCGATGGACACCCTGTTCCACCTGGCCGTGGCCGAGGCCGCCCAGAACCCGGTCTTCCGCCGGGTCATCGAGGAGATCCGCGACGCACTGGCGCGTCAGTCGGCCTTCCTCAACGAGTTGGGCGGCCGCCGCGAGCAGTCCAACCGGGAGCACCGGGCGATCGTGGAGGCGCTGATCGACGGTTCCGAACTCGACGCGACGGACGCCATGGCGCACCACCTCGACCGCGTCGAGACGACCCTCACCGACATCGTGCGCCCGCCGCGCACGGACACCCCGGAAGGCGGACCCGAGGCTTGA
- a CDS encoding undecaprenyl-diphosphate phosphatase, giving the protein MSAISVGQAVVLGAVEGVTEFLPVSSTGHLKIAEGLMGIPVDDDAVVGFSAVIQVGAIAAVLVYFFKDIVRIVSAWLRGLRDKEERYHHDYKFAWWVICATIPIVAVGLAAKPLIEGPLASLWVVAGSLIVGSGVMWAADRMGRHKRGEDDTSFKDAMLVGGSQILALLFPGFSRSGATMSTALMLDLDRVAATRLSFFLGIPALTGAGVYELKDALGTGTGALPLAVGTAVSFVVAYASIAWLLKFVAKHSFNAFVIYRIVVGVLLFGLLGAGVVNS; this is encoded by the coding sequence ATGAGCGCCATCAGCGTCGGTCAGGCCGTCGTCCTCGGAGCCGTCGAGGGTGTGACCGAGTTCCTGCCCGTCTCCTCCACCGGCCATCTGAAGATCGCCGAAGGACTGATGGGCATCCCCGTCGACGACGACGCGGTCGTGGGGTTCTCGGCCGTCATCCAGGTCGGCGCGATCGCCGCCGTACTCGTGTACTTCTTCAAGGACATCGTGCGGATCGTCTCCGCGTGGCTGCGCGGGCTGCGGGACAAGGAGGAGCGGTACCACCACGACTACAAGTTCGCCTGGTGGGTGATCTGCGCGACGATCCCGATCGTCGCCGTGGGCCTGGCCGCCAAACCGCTCATCGAGGGGCCGCTCGCCTCCCTCTGGGTGGTCGCGGGCTCGCTGATCGTCGGCAGCGGGGTGATGTGGGCGGCGGACCGGATGGGACGGCACAAGCGAGGGGAGGACGACACCTCCTTCAAGGACGCGATGCTCGTCGGCGGCTCCCAGATCCTCGCCCTGCTCTTCCCGGGCTTCTCCCGCTCCGGCGCCACCATGTCCACGGCGCTGATGCTCGACCTGGACCGCGTCGCCGCCACCCGGCTGTCGTTCTTCCTCGGCATCCCGGCCCTGACCGGCGCCGGCGTCTACGAACTGAAGGACGCCCTCGGCACCGGCACGGGCGCCCTGCCCCTGGCCGTCGGCACCGCCGTCTCCTTCGTCGTCGCCTACGCCTCCATCGCCTGGCTGCTGAAGTTCGTCGCCAAGCACTCCTTCAACGCCTTCGTGATCTACCGGATCGTCGTCGGTGTGCTGCTGTTCGGGCTGCTGGGCGCCGGAGTGGTCAACAGCTGA